One window from the genome of Bufo bufo chromosome 4, aBufBuf1.1, whole genome shotgun sequence encodes:
- the LOC120998693 gene encoding uncharacterized protein LOC120998693 isoform X2, giving the protein MLAREWERKGNSSKRRKLVQRVKTRWQSCQDQFRWELVMSQGHSGGGVREKPYLYTKHLQFLRPVLGLRPTVDSLEEQGGNASSSTKEEQAAGPLESPRPVVEDAESVEHLVRSESQEESSALEGAADIPPSPERPRRQPRRRRGARDNPFSASNTQALIDTQYLSQRRNEEKEERMLSGLAHLIQKILLQKSAFLCPLWLPLPQ; this is encoded by the exons ATGCTGGCCAGAGAGTGGGAGAGGAAGGGGAATTCTTCCAAACGGCGGAAATTAG TGCAACGAGTGAAGACCCGCTGGCAATCATGCCAAGACCAGTTTAGGTGGGAACTGGTCATGTCACAGGGACACAGTGGTGGTGGGGTTAGAGAGAAGCCCTATCTCTACACGAAACATCTTCAGTTTTTGCGACCTGTGCTGGGTCTTAGGCC CACCGTTGACAGCCTGGAGGAACAAGGGGGTAATGCGAGCAGCTCTACCAAGGAAGAGCAAGCTGCTGGTCCCCTGGAATCCCCTCGTCCTGTGGTGGAAGATGCAGAAAGTGTGGAGCACCTGGTTCGTTCTGAGAGTCAGGAGGAGTCATCAGCTTTGGAGGGAGCTGCTGATATTCCACCCAGCCCAGAAAGACCCAGGAGACAGCCACGACGGAGAAGGGGGGCTCGAGACAATCCTTTTTCTGCCTCAAATACTCAAGCCCTGATTGATACTCAGTATTTGAGCCAGAGAAGGaatgaagagaaggaggagagaaTGTTAAGTGGGCTAGCTCACCTTATACAAAaaattttgcttcaaaaaagcgcATTTTTGTGTCCATTATGGCTTCCATTGCCACAATAA
- the LOC120998693 gene encoding uncharacterized protein LOC120998693 isoform X1 produces the protein MYTFCLTICTYVHLDVCVHIHLEWLCYIYTVQRVKTRWQSCQDQFRWELVMSQGHSGGGVREKPYLYTKHLQFLRPVLGLRPTVDSLEEQGGNASSSTKEEQAAGPLESPRPVVEDAESVEHLVRSESQEESSALEGAADIPPSPERPRRQPRRRRGARDNPFSASNTQALIDTQYLSQRRNEEKEERMLSGLAHLIQKILLQKSAFLCPLWLPLPQ, from the exons ATGTATACATTTTGTTTAACCATTTGTACATATGTGCATTTagatgtgtgtgtacatatacatTTAGAATGGTTATGTTATATTTATACAGTGCAACGAGTGAAGACCCGCTGGCAATCATGCCAAGACCAGTTTAGGTGGGAACTGGTCATGTCACAGGGACACAGTGGTGGTGGGGTTAGAGAGAAGCCCTATCTCTACACGAAACATCTTCAGTTTTTGCGACCTGTGCTGGGTCTTAGGCC CACCGTTGACAGCCTGGAGGAACAAGGGGGTAATGCGAGCAGCTCTACCAAGGAAGAGCAAGCTGCTGGTCCCCTGGAATCCCCTCGTCCTGTGGTGGAAGATGCAGAAAGTGTGGAGCACCTGGTTCGTTCTGAGAGTCAGGAGGAGTCATCAGCTTTGGAGGGAGCTGCTGATATTCCACCCAGCCCAGAAAGACCCAGGAGACAGCCACGACGGAGAAGGGGGGCTCGAGACAATCCTTTTTCTGCCTCAAATACTCAAGCCCTGATTGATACTCAGTATTTGAGCCAGAGAAGGaatgaagagaaggaggagagaaTGTTAAGTGGGCTAGCTCACCTTATACAAAaaattttgcttcaaaaaagcgcATTTTTGTGTCCATTATGGCTTCCATTGCCACAATAA